The Daucus carota subsp. sativus chromosome 7, DH1 v3.0, whole genome shotgun sequence genome window below encodes:
- the LOC108196110 gene encoding uncharacterized protein LOC108196110, whose protein sequence is MECNKEEAVRAKSLAEKKMEIKDFLGARKIGIKAQNLYPQLENISQLIMVCDVHCSAANKVRGTEMDWYGILKLEPTADEAAIKKQFRKFALLLHPDKNKFAGATDAFKLIGEAHGVLMDRDKRRIHDMKCKPAAVNGAPKQASRPSYVRRPPGSDNSSFNMYKQFRQAPQTAQTGVHGNRPTFWTACPFCSVRFQYYREVLNKSLNCQSCNKAFTGYEINVPTAPQNNFSQPVFPKQTATSNPAPNVGSSSKFGYSTAKVELGGNSGNKNSRSFDVAQGSKSNEKHGDVSINSKQKRKSEKPQTGANMNGKKRKILSESSESCNTETSSDSEEEISVKIDGFHSELPPRRSSRSKRNVSYNENINDDNDTAEPVVENKSSDKVEVDDVLPKQEPPGINTSGLDAHLNKNDKEAKMSFAEEVLLGKETEMKSNKEPSDVTETEPEVYEYPDPDFSDFDKEREEKCFAAGQIWAIYDTQDAMPRFYALIKKVLRPKFKLRITWLEPDPDDKDSIKWVEEDLPVSCGKYKHGSSENTEDHQMFSHVVTWEKASRRDSYKIYPRKGETWALFKNWDINWSSYPDNSRKYEYEFVEVLSEYADGTAISVVYLGKIKGFVCLFCRAQHEGVDIFEIAPKELYRFSHRVPSFKMSGDERNDIPKGSFELDPACLPTNLREIDPPATENIKFEKTHPLGSGSTFTTGSVEPIPKFHMDVPKNQEERRNQSNSRVEISSDEEDQKLESDANGNTFVNPPDNTDPPEEAYEIPDPEFYNFDGDKSTEKFEMGQVWALYSDEDGLPKYYGKIKKIEFMPKHILHISWLSVGSTPNDMIQWTDKAMLVTCGKFKIRKLEPSQYTSTASFSHQVRVKENVKGEYVILPRKGEVWAIYKNWNAGMKCSDLEKCDYDIVEVVEEHDSGTSVLYLELVNGFKSVFRAQMKGLSPARTKIPANELLRFSHQIPAFRLTEERGGSLRGYVELDPAALPFHWFS, encoded by the coding sequence ATGGAGTGCAACAAAGAAGAGGCTGTAAGGGCCAAAAGTTTGGCTGAAAAGAAAATGGAAATTAAGGATTTTCTCGGAGCTCGAAAGATTGGAATTAAGGCCCAGAACCTCTACCCTCAATTGGAGAACATTTCCCAGTTGATTATGGTTTGTGATGTGCATTGTTCTGCTGCAAACAAGGTCCGTGGAACTGAAATGGACTGGTATGGCATCCTTAAACTCGAGCCAACAGCTGATGAGGCAGCAATAAAGAAGCAATTCAGAAAGTTTGCCCTTCTTCTGCATCCAGATAAGAACAAGTTTGCCGGTGCAACAGATGCCTTCAAGTTAATTGGTGAAGCTCATGGAGTGCTCATGGACAGAGATAAACGGAGGATACATGATATGAAATGTAAACCTGCTGCAGTTAATGGGGCTCCAAAGCAAGCAAGCAGGCCTTCCTACGTACGGAGACCACCAGGTTCTGACAATAGTTCCTTTAACATGTATAAACAGTTCCGCCAGGCACCACAGACTGCCCAAACAGGAGTTCATGGTAATAGACCAACTTTCTGGACTGCATGTCCATTCTGTTCTGTGAGGTTCCAGTATTACAGAGAAGTGCTCAACAAAAGTCTTAATTGTCAGTCATGTAACAAGGCATTTACTGGCTACGAAATCAATGTTCCCACAGCACCACAAAACAACTTCAGTCAGCCAGTATTTCCCAAACAAACAGCAACTAGTAATCCGGCTCCTAATGTGGGATCAAGTAGTAAGTTTGGGTACTCCACTGCTAAAGTAGAACTTGGGGGAAATTCCGGTAACAAGAATTCACGGTCTTTTGATGTGGCACAGGGGTCTAAATCGAATGAAAAACATGGAGATGTTTCTATAAATTCCAAGCAGAAGCGCAAATCTGAAAAACCTCAAACAGGTGCAAACATGAATGGGAAGAAGAGGAAAATCTTATCCGAATCCAGTGAGAGTTGCAATACTGAAACTAGCTCAGATTCTGAGGAAGAGATATCTGTTAAAATTGATGGGTTTCATAGTGAGCTGCCCCCACGGAGGTCAAGTAGGTCTAAGAGAAATGTTTCATATAACGAAAATATTAATGATGATAATGACACAGCAGAGCCCGTAGTAGAAAACAAGTCTAGCGATAAAGTGGAAGTTGATGATGTATTACCAAAACAAGAGCCTCCAGGTATAAACACATCTGGCCTTGATGCTCATTTGAATAAGAATGACAAAGAGGCCAAAATGTCCTTTGCAGAAGAGGTGCTGCTCGGCAAAGAAACTGAAATGAAGAGTAATAAAGAACCATCTGATGTTACTGAAACAGAACCAGAAGTCTATGAATATCCCGATCCAGATTTCAGTGACTTTGACAAGGAAAGAGAGGAAAAGTGTTTTGCAGCTGGGCAGATCTGGGCGATTTATGACACCCAAGATGCGATGCCTAGATTCTATGCTCTGATCAAGAAGGTACTTCGTCCTAAGTTTAAGCTTCGGATAACCTGGTTAGAGCCAGATCCAGACGATAAGGATTCAATCAAATGGGTTGAAGAGGATCTGCCAGTTTCTTGTGGTAAATATAAACATGGAAGCTCAGAGAACACTGAAGATCATCAAATGTTCTCACATGTAGTTACTTGGGAAAAAGCAAGTAGGAGGGATTCCTACAAGATATATCCAAGAAAGGGCGAGACATGGGCTCTCTTCAAGAACTGGGATATTAATTGGTCTTCATATCCAGACAATAGCAGGAAATATGAATACGAGTTTGTGGAAGTCTTGTCTGAATATGCTGATGGCACTGCTATATCTGTTGTATACTTGGGTAAGATAAAGGGTTTTGTTTGTCTCTTTTGTAGAGCACAACATGAAGGAGTTGACATTTTTGAAATAGCACCAAAGGAGTTATACCGATTTTCTCATAGGGTCCCATCTTTTAAAATGAGTGGAGATGAAAGAAATGATATCCCGAAAGGATCTTTTGAACTTGACCCTGCATGTCTTCCTACCAATCTTCGAGAGATCGATCCTCCTGCCACTgagaatattaaatttgaaaagacTCATCCACTTGGTTCAGGTTCTACATTCACAACAGGTTCTGTAGAACCAATTCCAAAGTTTCATATGGATGTACCTAAAAACCAAGAAGAGCGTAGAAACCAATCCAATTCCCGTGTTGAAATATCTTCAGACGAAGAAGACCAGAAGTTGGAGTCTGATGCTAATGGCAACACATTTGTCAATCCTCCTGACAATACTGATCCTCCGGAGGAAGCTTACGAAATTCCTGATcctgaattttataattttgacggGGACAAATCGACAGAGAAATTTGAGATGGGTCAGGTTTGGGCTCTGTATAGTGATGAGGATGGCTTACCAAAGTACTATGGTAAGATAAAGAAAATTGAATTTATGCCAAAGCATATATTGCACATTTCGTGGCTAAGTGTTGGTTCAACTCCAAATGACATGATTCAGTGGACAGATAAAGCGATGCTTGTTACTTGCGGTAAATTCAAGATTAGAAAGTTGGAACCCAGTCAATATACCAGTACTGCATCCTTTTCTCATCAGGTAAGAGTAAAAGAAAATGTAAAAGGCGAATATGTTATCCTTCCTAGAAAAGGTGAGGTCTGGGCAATATATAAGAACTGGAATGCTGGAATGAAATGTTCAGACTTGGAGAAGTGTGATTATGACATTGTGGAGGTGGTAGAAGAACATGATTCAGGTACATCTGTTTTGTATCTGGAGTTAGTCAATGGTTTCAAGTCGGTCTTCAGGGCTCAAATGAAGGGACTATCTCCTGCAAGGACCAAGATACCAGCGAATGAGCTGCTTAGATTCTCCCATCAGATACCTGCATTTCGGCTGACGGAGGAGAGAGGTGGCAGCCTGAGAGGTTATGTGGAGCTTGATCCCGCAGCACTGCCATTTCATTGGTTTAGTTGA